One part of the Nostoc sp. PCC 7120 = FACHB-418 genome encodes these proteins:
- a CDS encoding nucleoside deaminase: MDEFMQAAIQEAKQGRQEGGIPIGSVLVKDGKILGRGHNKRVQDRDPVTHAEIDCLRNAGRIGSYRGTTLYSTLMPCYLCAGAVVQFGIKKVIVGESRTFPGAKDFMVSHGVEVIDLNLDECEQMMSEFVQTNPELWNEDIGN, encoded by the coding sequence ATGGATGAGTTTATGCAGGCCGCCATTCAAGAAGCAAAACAAGGTAGACAAGAAGGAGGTATTCCCATTGGTTCCGTGCTTGTCAAAGATGGCAAAATTCTCGGCAGAGGACATAACAAACGTGTACAAGACCGTGACCCTGTTACTCATGCCGAAATCGATTGTCTCCGTAATGCCGGTAGAATTGGCAGTTACAGAGGTACCACATTATATTCAACCTTAATGCCGTGTTATTTATGCGCTGGGGCTGTGGTGCAATTTGGTATTAAGAAAGTCATTGTCGGTGAATCTAGGACTTTTCCTGGTGCTAAAGATTTTATGGTGTCCCACGGTGTGGAAGTTATTGATTTAAATTTAGATGAATGCGAACAGATGATGAGTGAGTTTGTTCAAACCAATCCTGAACTATGGAATGAGGATATAGGCAATTAG
- the leuS gene encoding leucine--tRNA ligase — MDSRYNPATLEEKWQKTWVELGLDKTQTQSNKPKFYALSMFPYPSGSLHMGHVRNYTITDVIARLKRMQGYRVLHPMGWDAFGLPAENAAIDRGVPPAKWTYQNITQMRQQLQRLGLSIDWDSEVATCSPDYYKWTQWIFLQFLQAGLAYQKEAAVNWDPIDQTVLANEQVDNEGRSWRSGAIVERKLLRQWFLKITDYAEELLNDLDKLTGWPERVKLMQANWIGKSSGAYLEFPIVGSNEKIAVYTTRPDTVYGVSYVVLAPEHPLTKQVTTKTQQAAVDTFIQEVTNQSELERTAEDKPKRGIATGGKAINPFTGEEVPIWIADYVLYEYGTGAVMGVPAHDVRDFKFAQRYDLPIDFVIAAPDDVAGFDLSPTSETEEVTQVVQIEYNQAYTEPGILINSGAFTGMTSTDAKQAIVKYATEKGFGKERIQYRLRDWLISRQRYWGAPIPVIHCPNCGIVPVPDKDLPVILPEEVEFTGRGGSPLAQLESWVNVPCPTCGTPAKRETDTMDTFIDSSWYFLRFTDARNEAQVFESAKTNDWMPVDQYVGGIEHAILHLLYSRFFTKVLRDRGLLNFDEPFERLLTQGMVQGLTYFNPNKGGKDKWVPSHLVNPNDPRDPQTGEPLQRLYATMSKSKGNGVAPEDVIAKYGVDTARMFILFKAPPEKDLEWDEADVEGQFRFLNRVWRLVTDYVASGVNPKNKSGELSKSEKDLRRAIHTAIQSVTEDLEDDYQFNTAISELMKLSNALTDANGKDSRVYAEGIKTLVVLLAPFAPHIAEELWRLLGNSESVHTQTWPAFDPAALVADEITLVIQVNGKKRADIQVPSQADKAELEKYARESEVVQRHLEGKEIKKVIVVPGKLVNFVVG; from the coding sequence GTGGACTCCCGATACAACCCCGCAACACTTGAGGAAAAATGGCAAAAAACATGGGTAGAACTTGGTTTAGATAAGACCCAAACACAAAGCAACAAACCAAAATTCTACGCTCTATCCATGTTTCCCTATCCATCGGGCAGCCTACACATGGGTCACGTCCGTAATTACACAATTACAGATGTGATTGCCCGCCTCAAACGAATGCAAGGGTATCGGGTACTGCATCCAATGGGATGGGATGCCTTTGGCTTACCAGCAGAAAACGCCGCCATTGACCGTGGTGTACCCCCTGCCAAATGGACTTATCAAAACATTACCCAAATGCGGCAACAATTGCAGCGTCTTGGTTTATCCATTGACTGGGATAGCGAAGTTGCCACCTGTTCGCCAGATTATTACAAATGGACACAGTGGATTTTCTTACAGTTCTTACAGGCGGGGTTAGCTTACCAAAAAGAAGCAGCCGTCAACTGGGACCCCATTGACCAAACTGTATTAGCAAACGAACAAGTTGATAACGAAGGTCGTTCTTGGCGTAGCGGCGCTATTGTTGAGCGTAAATTACTCAGGCAGTGGTTTTTGAAGATTACCGACTACGCCGAAGAATTATTAAATGACCTAGATAAATTGACTGGTTGGCCAGAACGTGTCAAATTGATGCAGGCGAACTGGATAGGGAAATCCTCAGGAGCCTATTTAGAATTTCCCATTGTCGGCAGCAATGAAAAAATAGCTGTGTATACTACCCGCCCTGATACAGTTTACGGGGTCAGCTATGTAGTATTGGCACCAGAACATCCCCTCACCAAGCAAGTTACAACCAAAACACAACAAGCAGCAGTAGACACCTTTATTCAAGAGGTGACAAATCAAAGCGAATTGGAACGTACCGCCGAAGACAAACCTAAACGAGGTATAGCCACTGGTGGTAAGGCAATTAACCCGTTTACAGGGGAAGAAGTACCCATTTGGATTGCCGACTATGTACTGTATGAGTATGGTACTGGGGCTGTAATGGGTGTACCTGCCCACGATGTACGGGATTTTAAATTTGCTCAGAGATATGACTTACCCATTGATTTTGTCATTGCGGCCCCTGATGATGTAGCAGGTTTTGACTTAAGCCCGACATCAGAGACAGAAGAAGTCACTCAAGTCGTGCAGATAGAATATAACCAAGCCTACACAGAACCAGGAATCTTAATTAATTCTGGGGCTTTTACTGGTATGACTTCCACAGATGCCAAACAGGCGATTGTGAAATATGCCACAGAAAAAGGTTTTGGCAAAGAACGTATTCAATATCGCTTGCGGGACTGGTTGATTTCTCGGCAACGCTATTGGGGCGCACCAATTCCCGTCATTCATTGCCCCAATTGTGGGATAGTACCAGTACCTGACAAAGATTTGCCCGTCATTTTACCAGAAGAAGTGGAATTTACTGGACGAGGTGGTTCACCGTTGGCACAGTTGGAAAGCTGGGTAAATGTCCCTTGTCCTACCTGTGGTACTCCTGCCAAACGGGAAACCGATACGATGGACACCTTCATTGATTCCTCGTGGTATTTCTTGCGGTTTACTGATGCTAGGAACGAAGCACAGGTATTTGAATCAGCAAAAACCAATGACTGGATGCCCGTAGACCAATATGTAGGCGGTATTGAACACGCAATTTTGCACTTGTTATATTCCCGCTTCTTCACGAAAGTATTGCGCGATCGCGGCTTGTTGAATTTTGATGAACCTTTTGAGCGTTTGTTAACTCAAGGGATGGTACAAGGTTTAACTTACTTCAATCCGAACAAGGGTGGTAAAGATAAGTGGGTTCCTTCCCATTTAGTTAACCCCAATGACCCTCGTGACCCCCAAACAGGCGAACCACTGCAACGGCTTTACGCCACCATGTCCAAATCTAAAGGCAACGGTGTCGCACCGGAAGATGTGATTGCTAAATATGGTGTAGATACGGCGCGGATGTTCATCTTATTTAAAGCGCCGCCAGAAAAAGATTTGGAATGGGATGAAGCTGATGTAGAAGGACAATTCCGCTTTTTAAATCGGGTTTGGCGTTTGGTGACAGATTATGTAGCATCTGGGGTAAACCCTAAAAATAAATCTGGCGAATTGAGCAAGTCAGAAAAAGACTTACGGCGGGCAATTCACACTGCTATTCAGTCGGTGACGGAAGATTTAGAGGATGATTATCAGTTTAATACTGCTATTTCCGAATTGATGAAGTTAAGTAACGCCCTTACTGATGCTAACGGCAAAGATTCACGGGTTTATGCTGAGGGTATTAAGACATTGGTGGTTTTGCTGGCTCCTTTTGCACCACACATTGCTGAGGAATTGTGGCGATTATTGGGTAATAGCGAGTCAGTGCATACTCAAACCTGGCCTGCTTTTGACCCAGCTGCTTTGGTTGCCGATGAAATCACTTTAGTGATTCAAGTTAATGGTAAGAAGCGTGCTGACATTCAAGTTCCGTCACAAGCTGATAAAGCTGAGTTAGAGAAATACGCCCGCGAATCAGAAGTTGTGCAACGTCACCTTGAAGGCAAGGAAATTAAAAAGGTAATTGTCGTGCCTGGAAAGTTAGTTAATTTTGTCGTTGGTTAA
- a CDS encoding sigma-70 family RNA polymerase sigma factor, with translation MSQSITVSWSTVDARCPEASVQVDKLSNHDLILRCQVGLRPDRVAFAELLRRYQTQVDRVLYHLAPDWSDRADLAQEVWIRVYRNINRLQEPSKFRGWLSRIATNLFYDELRKRKRVVSPLSLDAPRSVDDGEMDWEIAGDTPGPEEELTTREFYEQLREAIADLPEVFRTTIVLREIEGMAYEEIAEITGVSLGTVKSRIARARSRLQTQLQTYLDA, from the coding sequence ATGAGTCAATCGATTACTGTATCCTGGTCAACGGTTGATGCGAGGTGTCCAGAAGCATCGGTGCAAGTTGACAAACTCTCGAACCACGATTTAATCTTGCGCTGTCAAGTAGGGCTGCGTCCTGATCGTGTTGCGTTTGCCGAGCTATTGCGCCGCTATCAAACCCAGGTTGATAGAGTTTTGTATCACCTAGCCCCTGATTGGTCAGACAGAGCCGACTTGGCTCAAGAAGTTTGGATTCGCGTGTATCGGAATATTAACCGATTGCAAGAGCCATCTAAGTTTAGGGGCTGGTTGAGCCGGATTGCTACCAACTTGTTTTATGACGAATTGCGTAAACGCAAGCGGGTTGTAAGTCCTTTGTCATTAGATGCGCCCCGTTCTGTAGATGATGGCGAAATGGATTGGGAAATTGCTGGAGATACGCCAGGGCCAGAGGAAGAACTGACAACTAGAGAATTTTACGAACAACTGCGAGAGGCGATCGCTGATTTACCAGAAGTATTCCGGACTACCATTGTTCTGAGGGAAATCGAAGGTATGGCATACGAAGAAATTGCCGAAATCACAGGTGTATCCTTGGGAACAGTCAAGTCGAGAATTGCTAGAGCTAGATCCAGATTGCAAACTCAATTGCAAACTTATCTTGATGCCTAA
- a CDS encoding late competence development ComFB family protein, with protein MSIEKIVEQALQDGYLTPAMEAEVGRICDNASELSIEEYMALDRLMGALLTGEVVAVPRKQFINVMEELVLTEAIARVAEIEATSESSIDVGDIAAYALNRLPPLYATTEEGASYQRIRAKAELQELIAQQVSEAINLNLDQPNDNRTPVSTKTTGNEVLRQVSSLLQVYAPSFEQKSS; from the coding sequence ATGAGTATCGAGAAAATTGTAGAACAAGCTCTCCAGGATGGTTATCTTACGCCAGCAATGGAAGCAGAAGTTGGACGCATCTGTGATAACGCCTCAGAACTCTCAATAGAAGAGTATATGGCGTTGGATAGGTTGATGGGAGCGTTATTGACTGGTGAGGTAGTGGCGGTTCCTCGCAAGCAGTTCATTAACGTGATGGAAGAGTTGGTATTAACCGAAGCGATCGCCAGAGTAGCAGAAATTGAAGCTACTAGCGAGAGTTCCATCGATGTCGGGGATATTGCCGCTTATGCCCTCAACCGCTTACCCCCCTTATACGCCACCACTGAAGAAGGTGCTAGCTACCAGCGCATACGCGCCAAAGCAGAACTTCAGGAATTAATTGCCCAGCAGGTAAGTGAGGCAATCAACCTTAATCTTGATCAGCCAAACGACAACAGAACACCTGTGTCAACAAAAACCACTGGCAATGAAGTCTTACGTCAAGTTAGCAGTTTATTACAGGTCTACGCCCCTAGTTTTGAGCAGAAGTCTTCATAA
- a CDS encoding anti-sigma factor family protein, which produces MTTDSNFNDPCRRQFSRDLPQKMARHTNEATGAMDMVKRDRFELLSAYLDGEVTAAERRQVEDWLANDVAVQRLYSRLLKLRQGIRTMPIPTAQQSPETTAEQVFAKVNRRSRLAWKLGGAAVAACVIGAVTNWLPGRQTGIPQLAQQPQEQPTQAVTTPDALPMIALNNPVIEIPKAAVASPTKFIQPQPQLGEIPPDIN; this is translated from the coding sequence ATGACTACTGATTCTAATTTTAATGACCCTTGTCGGCGGCAATTTTCGAGAGATTTACCACAAAAGATGGCTAGGCATACCAATGAAGCAACGGGTGCTATGGATATGGTGAAGCGCGATCGCTTTGAATTATTGAGTGCTTACCTTGATGGAGAGGTGACAGCCGCAGAACGTCGGCAAGTCGAAGACTGGTTAGCCAACGATGTGGCAGTACAGCGCCTCTATTCCCGACTATTAAAGCTAAGGCAAGGCATACGAACTATGCCCATACCAACAGCCCAACAATCACCAGAAACAACAGCAGAGCAAGTATTTGCCAAAGTTAACCGCCGTTCTCGATTAGCTTGGAAATTAGGTGGTGCGGCTGTTGCAGCTTGTGTGATTGGTGCTGTTACTAACTGGCTACCAGGGCGGCAAACTGGCATACCCCAACTAGCCCAACAACCCCAAGAACAGCCTACTCAAGCTGTCACCACGCCAGATGCACTGCCCATGATAGCCTTGAACAACCCAGTAATTGAAATTCCTAAAGCGGCTGTAGCCTCACCTACCAAATTTATACAGCCGCAGCCACAACTAGGAGAGATTCCCCCAGATATCAACTAA
- a CDS encoding nucleoside hydrolase — protein MTKQLVLMDHDGGVDDYLATMLLLTMDNVQLMGVVVTPADCYVQPAVSATRKIIDLMGFSHIPVAESTVRGINPFPRLYRRDSFIVDHLPILNQTELIHTPLVEETGQDFMVRVLQEALEPVTLMVTGPLTTVAVALDQAPDIEAKIDKIVWMGGALNVPGNVEKSLEAGQDGSAEWNVYWDAVSAARVWQREIKIIMCPLDLTNDVPVTSELVYKMGRQRHYPVSDLAGQCYALVIPQDYYFWDVLATAYLGHPEFYQLREWETEIITSGLSQGRTKVVTGGRKILAMDKVDKDAFYAYILQQWAR, from the coding sequence ATGACAAAACAACTAGTGTTAATGGATCATGATGGTGGTGTAGATGATTATCTAGCAACTATGCTGCTGTTGACGATGGATAATGTGCAACTCATGGGTGTTGTTGTTACTCCTGCTGATTGTTATGTCCAGCCTGCGGTGAGTGCTACGCGTAAAATTATTGATTTGATGGGATTTTCTCATATCCCAGTGGCAGAAAGTACTGTACGCGGGATTAATCCGTTTCCTCGGCTGTATCGGCGTGATTCGTTTATTGTTGACCATCTGCCTATTCTCAATCAAACCGAATTGATTCATACACCTTTGGTTGAGGAAACTGGTCAAGATTTTATGGTCAGAGTATTGCAAGAAGCACTAGAACCCGTAACATTAATGGTTACAGGCCCACTCACAACGGTTGCAGTTGCTTTAGACCAAGCACCAGACATTGAAGCCAAGATTGACAAGATTGTCTGGATGGGTGGCGCTTTGAATGTTCCTGGTAATGTGGAAAAAAGTTTAGAGGCTGGACAAGATGGGTCTGCCGAATGGAATGTCTATTGGGATGCAGTTTCAGCTGCACGAGTATGGCAAAGGGAAATTAAGATTATTATGTGTCCCTTAGATTTGACTAACGATGTACCAGTGACATCTGAGTTAGTATACAAAATGGGGCGACAAAGACATTATCCCGTATCTGATTTAGCTGGACAATGTTATGCCTTAGTTATCCCACAAGATTATTATTTCTGGGATGTGTTAGCAACGGCTTATTTAGGACACCCAGAATTTTATCAACTCCGCGAATGGGAGACAGAAATTATTACTAGTGGTTTGAGTCAGGGACGGACTAAAGTTGTCACTGGTGGGCGCAAGATTTTAGCTATGGATAAAGTGGATAAGGATGCTTTTTATGCTTACATTTTGCAACAGTGGGCAAGGTAA
- a CDS encoding gamma-glutamylcyclotransferase family protein: MTQLKTKFSGGVRIFVYGTLKPGEENYQRYCAGKVVLAQKATTLGQLFALPIGYPAMTIGESTVHGYLLSFADLGILDALDELEDYQPEGEMSENLYNRLEVEVKNPLGLSLGWAWVYLMNPAKVEMLKGVHLPDGWWNSDNKSHHQTADYVLDD; encoded by the coding sequence ATGACACAATTAAAGACAAAATTTTCTGGCGGAGTGCGGATTTTTGTGTACGGCACTCTCAAACCAGGTGAAGAAAATTATCAAAGATATTGTGCTGGCAAGGTAGTATTAGCCCAAAAAGCAACTACACTAGGTCAGTTATTTGCTTTGCCAATAGGCTACCCAGCCATGACGATTGGGGAAAGTACCGTTCATGGATATTTACTTTCTTTTGCTGATTTAGGAATTCTAGATGCTTTAGACGAGCTAGAAGATTATCAGCCTGAGGGAGAAATGTCAGAGAATCTTTACAATCGCCTGGAGGTTGAAGTAAAAAATCCCCTGGGTTTGTCTCTCGGTTGGGCGTGGGTATATTTGATGAACCCAGCGAAAGTGGAGATGCTAAAAGGTGTTCACCTACCTGATGGTTGGTGGAATAGCGACAATAAATCTCATCACCAAACTGCTGACTACGTACTTGATGATTAG
- a CDS encoding nitrate transporter, whose amino-acid sequence MDQSIFLDVLTSLQKLFVGYIPAAIFGSFIGYLIGINVAVYQLMRRIFQIPNSIPPIAILPLTLVIFQESESAVAVVIFMASLWTIIINTAVGIQHFRRQNNNFRAVIFHTSHALKVGIWVAWFTVIAVEMLLASKGLGALLWNSYKSGNSNYIIEGILYIGIIGFLLDQFIDYTGYLLAQMVTDSKKSS is encoded by the coding sequence ATGGATCAAAGTATATTTTTAGATGTTTTAACTAGCTTGCAAAAATTATTTGTAGGTTACATTCCCGCAGCTATATTCGGCAGTTTCATTGGATATCTTATAGGTATAAATGTTGCTGTATATCAATTGATGCGGCGGATTTTTCAGATCCCTAATAGTATTCCGCCCATTGCCATTCTCCCCTTGACACTGGTTATTTTCCAAGAGAGTGAATCAGCTGTAGCGGTGGTAATCTTTATGGCTAGCCTCTGGACGATTATTATTAATACTGCTGTGGGGATTCAACATTTCCGTAGACAAAATAATAACTTTCGCGCGGTTATCTTTCATACATCTCATGCACTGAAAGTGGGGATTTGGGTAGCATGGTTTACTGTTATCGCTGTAGAAATGTTACTCGCATCTAAAGGACTTGGTGCTTTGTTGTGGAATAGTTATAAATCAGGTAATAGCAACTACATAATTGAGGGCATACTCTACATTGGTATTATCGGGTTTTTACTAGATCAGTTTATAGATTACACAGGTTATCTTTTAGCCCAAATGGTAACAGATAGCAAGAAATCTTCCTGA
- a CDS encoding L,D-transpeptidase: MAMVRNESVGRMVMFLCFGTAILSLAVHWRITTAQGQFKKPVPTTASRPGEVYTGGLGETAFGAPAPFGATTPDKLSQPQSSAIKSHNKSDTVSQNVALATNSPKKTQLLTPESRKNADLSDQSQLRLSQPAAHKKTSNKLGNTKKEVVVDLSDRRTYVYAGDIVIASYPIAIGKRGWETPTGTFNVSHMEHDPIWRHPITGKIFPAGVDSPLGERWIGFWSDGRNKIGFHGTPDTHLLGTAISHGCLRMRNSDVRLLYDQVELGTPVIVQD; the protein is encoded by the coding sequence ATGGCAATGGTAAGAAATGAATCTGTAGGGCGTATGGTAATGTTTCTCTGCTTTGGCACAGCCATATTATCGTTAGCTGTGCATTGGCGCATTACTACAGCGCAGGGTCAGTTTAAAAAGCCAGTCCCCACCACAGCAAGCCGCCCTGGAGAGGTTTATACGGGGGGTTTAGGCGAAACCGCTTTTGGCGCACCTGCACCCTTTGGTGCCACTACTCCAGATAAACTATCTCAACCGCAGTCTTCGGCTATTAAATCTCATAATAAGTCGGATACTGTTAGCCAAAATGTAGCTTTAGCGACTAACTCACCTAAAAAAACACAGTTACTAACACCAGAATCAAGAAAAAACGCTGATTTATCAGATCAAAGTCAGTTACGATTATCTCAACCTGCGGCACATAAAAAAACATCTAATAAGCTAGGAAATACCAAGAAGGAAGTGGTGGTTGATTTAAGCGATCGCCGCACTTACGTTTATGCTGGAGATATAGTTATAGCTAGTTACCCAATTGCTATCGGTAAGAGGGGTTGGGAAACACCTACGGGTACTTTCAATGTGTCACACATGGAACACGATCCCATCTGGCGACACCCCATCACAGGCAAAATATTCCCTGCCGGTGTTGATAGTCCTTTAGGGGAAAGATGGATTGGTTTTTGGTCTGATGGACGTAATAAAATCGGCTTTCACGGTACACCAGACACTCATCTTCTGGGAACAGCGATTTCTCACGGCTGTCTGAGGATGCGTAATTCTGATGTCCGTTTGCTTTATGACCAAGTAGAATTAGGTACACCTGTGATAGTGCAGGATTAG
- a CDS encoding M23 family metallopeptidase translates to MITKIPNSNYQKNKCSFDIRGEKHNYFLPVNLFIGFCAALPITLALPVEALQVQINPKNPRLGDTVSVVINLDNPDNTNNPTVSVGEKTYPVFAVSPNKYRAFIPTTPLEKPGTRKIRVSGNGQVQELSVPVVTRRFPVQRITLPPGKSADGATQHELNRAAAFKALQTPQKYWNGKFLRPNNGRISTIYGVRRYYNGKFANDYYHRGLDYAGAAGSRVVAPAAGKVALVGTVAQGFRVHGNTVGIDHGQGVVSIFLHLNRINVKEGDLVKAGQLIGTVGSTGASTGPHLHWGLYVNGLSIDPTSWKNKTFE, encoded by the coding sequence ATGATTACCAAGATTCCCAATAGTAATTATCAAAAAAACAAATGCAGTTTTGATATTAGAGGAGAGAAACACAATTATTTTCTGCCAGTTAATTTATTTATAGGTTTCTGTGCTGCCTTGCCTATTACCTTGGCATTACCGGTAGAAGCTTTGCAAGTACAGATAAATCCTAAAAATCCCCGCCTGGGGGATACAGTTTCTGTAGTGATCAATTTAGATAATCCAGACAACACCAATAACCCAACCGTGTCTGTTGGAGAGAAAACGTACCCAGTTTTTGCAGTATCCCCCAATAAGTATCGGGCATTCATACCCACAACCCCCTTAGAAAAGCCAGGCACTAGAAAAATTAGAGTATCTGGTAATGGCCAAGTTCAAGAGTTATCAGTGCCAGTAGTTACTCGTAGGTTTCCTGTACAACGCATTACTTTGCCACCGGGTAAATCTGCTGATGGTGCTACTCAACACGAACTTAATCGTGCAGCTGCTTTCAAAGCGTTACAAACACCACAAAAGTACTGGAATGGTAAATTCCTCAGACCAAATAACGGTCGTATCAGCACTATTTATGGTGTACGTCGCTACTATAATGGTAAATTTGCCAATGACTATTACCATCGTGGTCTAGACTACGCTGGTGCAGCAGGTTCGCGTGTAGTCGCCCCAGCTGCTGGAAAAGTAGCTTTAGTCGGTACTGTAGCCCAAGGATTTCGGGTTCATGGTAATACAGTAGGCATTGACCACGGTCAAGGAGTTGTCAGTATTTTCCTGCACCTGAATCGAATTAATGTCAAAGAAGGCGATTTGGTGAAAGCTGGACAATTAATTGGCACAGTTGGTTCTACAGGGGCTTCTACCGGGCCGCACCTACACTGGGGTTTGTATGTTAACGGTCTATCTATTGACCCAACCTCATGGAAAAACAAAACTTTTGAATAA
- a CDS encoding N-acetylmuramoyl-L-alanine amidase, with translation MNFRDWATRVTLIFLMLAALILALLAGKSTQVQQNTAIPSNSDIATWRQYPQIQIQSEINQGNKAQDIGNFPVITNQSSGRYITTQTFAKYKPKLEIAAVHPSNYGERYTQDINGLPIKNQPIIVLHETSNSASSAVNFFQTPHTDETVQASYHAIIKLDGTVLYLVPPEKRAFGAANSVFDGTDGIETVQTNPNLPPSVNNFAYHVSLETPPDGRGNNFLKSHSGYTPEQYNSLAWLIAQSQVPEERITTHKAVDRSSQRVDPLSFDFDKFLELLNTYRQISPVYRAQK, from the coding sequence ATGAATTTTCGTGACTGGGCTACCAGGGTTACGCTAATTTTTCTGATGTTAGCCGCTTTGATATTGGCATTATTAGCAGGAAAATCTACACAAGTACAACAAAATACAGCAATACCATCAAACTCAGATATAGCAACTTGGAGACAATATCCTCAGATACAAATCCAGTCCGAAATAAACCAAGGTAACAAAGCCCAAGATATTGGCAATTTTCCAGTTATAACTAATCAGTCTTCTGGTAGATATATAACTACTCAAACATTTGCTAAGTACAAGCCAAAATTAGAAATCGCGGCTGTACATCCAAGTAATTATGGTGAACGTTATACCCAAGATATTAATGGCTTACCGATAAAAAATCAACCAATTATTGTTCTGCATGAAACTAGTAACTCTGCTTCCAGCGCAGTTAACTTTTTCCAAACACCCCATACAGATGAAACGGTTCAGGCAAGTTACCACGCCATAATTAAATTAGATGGAACTGTTTTATATTTAGTCCCTCCAGAAAAGCGAGCCTTTGGCGCTGCTAACTCAGTTTTTGATGGCACAGACGGTATTGAAACTGTGCAAACTAATCCTAACTTACCACCATCTGTGAATAATTTTGCCTATCATGTTTCCTTAGAAACACCACCAGATGGACGTGGCAATAATTTTCTAAAATCTCATAGTGGTTATACACCAGAGCAGTATAACTCTTTAGCTTGGTTAATTGCTCAAAGCCAAGTACCAGAAGAGCGCATCACCACACACAAAGCAGTAGACCGTTCCAGCCAGAGAGTTGACCCCTTAAGTTTTGATTTTGATAAATTCTTAGAATTACTCAACACTTATCGTCAAATAAGTCCAGTTTATAGAGCGCAAAAATAG